The DNA segment aataagaccggtcttttattaattttgttccaaaaggagcttattagggcttattttctaattaggtcttattttggggttcaaaaatatgagacagggtcttattttcaggaaacatggtatatatgtatgtgtatacacacacatacatatacacacaatccTTTAAAAACACCTCTATTCCAAAAGTAGcaatacagaattacagaatagaaaCCCAGGTGAGATTTGTGTTCAAAGAAGAAAGGTCTACTCAGGTCTTCCTATTCCAGAACTTTGCCAGGTGAGGTTGGTGCCAGCTAAAAAATAAGGACTTGAAATATCTATAAAAGATTGCCTGGAAGGAATTCTTATATTGACAGAAGCTACATATCtttagtcaagaaaaaaaaagtattaataatggaatctaattttaaaatataattgaatgttATTCTGTCTGAAATTTTTCAGAATCAAAAATGGCACATTTTATTCCAAGAAACTTTATCCTGTACAGcacatttttcccttctctttcatttccactatatgtatataaatttgCACGTCACAcaaaaaaatgcataaaataaatttacacattttaaacatttcattcTGTAACACGTATTCCTAACACTACCTGTGTTTCTATGAAAGTAAGAccaggttttatattattttttctccaaaggccgcattagggtttattttccaaTTAGGTCTTATTATTGGGGaactacggtactaaatgcacccatcttgctgacaatcttaactggggtttattttccAATTAGGTCTTATTATTGGGGaactacggtactaaatgcacccatctggctgagaaTCTTGGGGtaaggcttatattatgagcctcCTGCGaagtcatgctagggcttattttctaattaggtcttattttgggggaaatacggtaccgaatgcacccatctggctgagaatcttgggggtaaggcttatattagaagcatcctgaaaaaatcatgctaggacttattttccagttgggtcttattttggggaaaacagggtactatCTATGtcacctatatatatatctagctaCCTACATCTCCagcttcatgtccatgttcatctctatctatctatctatccatctatctatctacctatctatctatcatctgtctacagaaacacacacatacagaggtatcttggtactcattgttaattggttctgagAGGCAAGATGAGTTCCAAATAAAATTTTCCCATCCCAATAATATAGTGAGTTAGAAGGCAGCCAACACCACTAGGTTCTAGtttgtgtgttgagtaccaaagaaACAATAAGTGCTGGGACAAAATGTTCATGTCAAAATGTGTCAAACCAAATCCCGTGAGTTTCAAAGAAGCTGAGTATCAgggtgcctctctctctctctctcctctcctctatcacctatctatctatcatctgtctacagaaacacacacatacagaggtatcttggtactcattgttaattggttctgagAGGCAAGATGAGTTCCAAATAAAATTTTCCCATCCCAATAATATAGTGAGTTAGAAGGCAGCCAACACCACTAGGTTCTAGtttgtgtgttgagtaccaaagaaACAATAAGTGCTGGGACAAAATGTTCATGTCAAAATGTGTTAAACCAAATTCGTGAGTTTCAAAGAAGCTGAGTATCAGggtgcctctttctctctcctctcctctatcacctatctatctatctctatcactatcactatttctatctctaatctatctatctatctctatcactatcactatttctatctctaatctatctatctacctatctatctatctctatcactatcactatttctatctctaatctatctatctctatcactatcactatttctatctctaatctatctatctctatcactatcactatttctatctctaatctatctaGCAATCTAGCTATCTCTCTCACATATCTCTCTAGCTCTATATCTTATACCCTGTTTgccctaaaataagacctcccttatagtaagcccaattgagcttttgCACGCATGTAGTCATATAAGCcccaccctgaaaataaggccaagcacttattttgggaaaacagggtactatCTATgtcacctatatatatatatctagctaCCTACATCTCCagcttcatgtccatgttcatctctatctatctatctatctatctctaccaatCTTTCACTCTCGTCTACCTCTAcccctaatctatctatctatctatctatctatctatctatcatctatctatctatcaatctatctatctctatcactatcactatttctatctctaatctatctatctatctatctatctatctatctacctatctatctatctatccatctatctatctacctatctatctatctatctctctctagcTCTATATCTTATACCCTGTTTaccctaaaataagacctccccttatagtaagcccaatcgagcttttgcACGCATGTAGTCATATAAGCcccaccctgaaaataagccctccctgaaaatatttaaatgcatgtgcagccagtccccaccatttcctctggttagggttaggaggcagagctggaaatgacataagtgtcaggcctggaaaccatactagactttagggttccagacgctgccacatttttcccctgaggggaagaaggggggttgaggggtatggtaacattcttcaagcggtcaaggtcggatggtgttcacatctgcagggagagtggcgagaagatattcgaatgaactgggagaacatgggaccatgggaccagcaaaggggttaggggggtgggactcttggggtttgtataactgggaaaagaatccggaagttcagttttggaatttcactcatcgtgtgccagtttccttatgctagtaaagaactctgaaagacaatggcttctgaggtttttttatgcagaagaggtttttctggaacctggacagtaagatggcaagaggtccatacgccccaaaataataagacatccctgaaaataaggccaagcacttattttggggttcaaaaaatataagacaggatcatattttcagggaaacatggtatatatgtatttgtacacacacacacacacacacacacacacacacacacacacacacacactggtatcttggtactcattgttaattggttctgagAGGCAGGATGAGTGTCAAACAAAATTTTCCCATCCCAATAATATAGTGAGTCAGAAGGCAGACAACACCAATAAGTTCTAGtttgtgtgttgagtaccaaagaaACAATAAGTGCTGGGACAAAATGTTCATGTCAAAATGTGTTAAACCAAATTCCGTGAGTTTCAAAGAAGCTGAGTATCAGGgtgcctctttctctttctctctccctctccctctatcacctatctatctatctacctatctatctatccatctatctatcatctgtctacagaaacacacacatatacacacaatccTTTAAAAACACCTCTATTCCAAAAGTAGcaatacagaattacagaatagaaaCCCAGGTGAGATTTGTGTTCAAAGAAGAAAGGTCTACTCAGGTCTTCCTATTCCAGAACTTTGCCAGGTGAGGTTGGTGCCAGCTAAAAAATAAGGACTTGAAATATCTATAAAAGATTGCCTGGAAGGAATTCTTATATTGACAGAAGCTACATATCtttagtcaagaaaaaaaaagtattaataatggaatctaattttaaaatataattgaatgttATTCTGTCTGAAATTTTTCAGAATCAAAAATGGCACATTTTATTCCAAGAAACTTTATCCTGTACAGcacatttttcccttctctttcatttccactatatgtatataaatttgCACGTCACAcaaaaaaatgcataaaataaatttacacattttaaacatttcattcTGTAACACGTATTCTTAACACTACCTGTGTTTCTATGAAAGTAAGAccaggttttatattattttttctccaaaggccgcattagggtttattttccaaTTAGGTCTTATTATTGGGGaactacggtactaaatgcacccatcttgctgacaatcttaactggggtttattttccAATTAGGTCTTATTATTGGGGaactacggtactaaatgcacccatcttgctgacaatcttaactggggtttattttccaattaggtcttattttcaggaaacatggtatatatgtatgtatacacacacacatatacacacaatccTTTAAAAACACCTCTATTCCAAAAGTAGcaatacagaattacagaatagaaaCCCAGGTGAGATTTGTGTTCAAAGAAGAAAGGTCTACTCAGGTCTTCCTATTCCAGAACTTTGCCAGGTGAGGTTGGTGCCAGCTAAAAAATAAGGACTTGAAATATCTATAAAAGATTGCCTGGAAGGAATTCTTATATTGACAGAAGCTACATATCtttagtcaagaaaaaaaaagtattaataatggaatctaattttaaaatataattgaatgttATTCTGTCTGAAATTTTTCAGAATCAAAAATGGCACATTTTATTCCAAGAAACTTTATCCTGTACAGcacatttttcccttctctttcatttccactatatgtatataaatttgCACGTCACAcaaaaaaatgcataaaataaatttacacattttaaacatttcattcTGTAACACGTATTCCTAACACTACCTGTGTTTCTATGAAAGTAAGAccaggttttatattattttttctccaaaggccgcattagggtttattttccaaTTAGGTCTTATTATTGGGGaactacggtactaaatgcacccatcttgctgacaatcttaactggggtttattttggaggtagggcttatattatgagcctcCTGCGaagtcatgctagggcttattttctgaatgggttttatttttggggaaacagggtacttattATGAAAAAGGAACTATATCAGCTAAAACATTTCCTGTTAAACAAATTCTTCGGATTGAAAAATGAGGACTCAGCAACGCTTCCTCTTTAcatagtttttgtttttaagtacTTTGCTCAGTAAATTTTACCACATCTGTGTGTTCTTAAGGAAAGCACATATGATGTCCCAAATAACCTTGTACCTTAAAATATTGCATATGCAATATTTATAACTACTCACAATTGGCTTTCATTTGTGGTTTCCTGCTCTTCGGTGCTTCCCGTCTCATCCTTAAAGATTCTTTGCAGAGCAACCTTGTAAGATGCTCTGTGCtgatcctttcctctcttcttcctccccactaAGAAATAAAGAAGAGGGTTGATGCTGCTGTTGAGAGTGGCACATCCTACCCCAATGGTCAGGAGGAGGGGATTAtaggaaacaaaatatttaatgcCATAAAAGACATTCATTGGgagagaaaacaggaggaagaagaggagagccaGCAAGATGGTGGTGAGCAGTTTCCTTTGATTGCGTTGCATTTTAGACCTCATATGAATCCAGAGGGTCACAGTGGACACAACCATGAGAGGCGTACAAAGTAAACCATTCACAATCAGCTGGTAAAACAAAGGTGAACTTCCATAGGTTCTGGTCTGGTGGAGGATGAAGTGCACCATAGAAAGCAGGAAGGAGAGGATCCAGATGAGGCCACAAACAAGTCTGGATAAATATGGAGGACGATGGCAGCGATGCCAGAATGGGAAGTGGACAGCCACACACCTGTCCAGGCTGATGGCCGTCAGCAGAAACTGGCTGGCAGAAtaagtgaagaaaaagaactcaAAAAGTAAGAAGAAAAAGGCATTGATAAGGTATGTTTGGTGACTCAGAGTAAACACTGACGCACATATAGCTGCAGTAATGAGGGATATGATGACCCCAAAATCAGCGATGGAGAGATTCAGGATGAAAGTGGTGAAAGGATTCCTCTTAATGGAAAAGGCCAGGAGATAAATCGTCGTTCCATTTCCCATCAGGCCTAAAATGCAAATAAGGGCAATGAAGACATTGAGAAGATTTCGTGTTAAATTATCAAACGGTTGATcataaggagaagaaaaaaattccgGTATTTTAGAAACATTTGAAACAATTCCGGTAGCATTGAAATTAAAGTCGACCACTTCAGAACCACTTTCAGGACTTAGAGGAATTCGAAATTCGTTCTGTATCCTAATAacacaaggaaagaaaaagagaatcagTCCTTCTTAGTGAAATGCATACGTACTgtagattaaaatattctttatccttaatattaaaaagaggcagaatattttttATCATAATATACTTACATGTGTATTCCGTGTACCACATCAGGGAAGTCGTGTGATATTATTGGGAATGAAAAATTACCTAAGGAAGCAATTATAGTAGGTCATTATTTTGATCAATAGCAGCCGGCAGCCAAAATGCAAATGTGCTTTAGAAACTTCATCCACCCAGATTTCTTTCTTCCTGAATGGGAGTCTGTGAaggtattaataaaataatgtccggtaggttttttcccctctcgTTGCCCAGATGATCATTAGCCCATATTCAGTCCTTGTGATCCTCTTAGCTGCCCCAACATTATTTAACCTGATCATTAATTCAAAATGTTCATTTTGAATAGGAAACTATtttccccacccttgcttctccttcattttcagaaatgcttttagcctctaatcatttttttttttttgctaattaaAGAAGAACGAAGAGGTTGACTCCATTCTTGTGTCCTTCCAAAGGAGAATTCGGGGAGGATGTGGCttgcaggaagcaacaggtgTCAGTGTGTTGATATTCTCTATAAGACTTAGTTTATGAATAATTCCATCGGAAGCCCTTTTGTGAATGTACCCACTGAATGTTTTCAAAATGCCAACTCAATCCCCAACCTCAGGAGAGAATGGACAACAGGATCATGATTTGGTGATAAAGTTTCAATTTTGGAAGAAGCTCACAATGCATTCAGATTTTCATTATCAGTAGTACCCACAAAGGAAagtttatatataatatagttttcATGATATTCATACCTTCTGAGAAATTAAATTGCTGCTCCATTGTGCAAAAAGTGTTGTTTGCTCGCTTAGAAGAGTTCACGCCCGTGAATAAGGTGGACCACGTGGGGCACTGTAGTTTAAAGggaaataaaactattaaaagaaagaaaacttgactGTTCTTCTGATTGTCAAAATGGCTGAAAGAAATTCCATTCTTGGACAATTCCAAATCATTATTGGTTTGCCATCAACCCATGaagcaataaaatgtatttacagTCCAAGTCCAAATGCAATCAAAAGATCAGGAATACATTACAAGAACCCTCaagaagacatttttaaaaaggagggaaAATCTTCAAAAAATGGGGCAGTTTTTCAGTTAATAACAATAACAGGagaaaagaatttgtaaaaacataTTCAGGTTTATTGGAGTCAGAGATGAGGAGACTGGTGTTAACCCAGTCTGGAAAAAAGTTGCTGGGAAATTGagtttaatgtctatggagattcttaatcattcaaatcatggttgtcccaaaagtcaactggactttctttatattttctttgaaaacattctgCTTCTTGTCCAGGAGCCTCTTCGGTTCTCAGTTAAAGTGAGTTTCATCAGACAATCCTGCGGAATTAAGTGATGCTCCCAAAGTCTTAGCCTGAACCCAAAATGGAGTATTTTGGAAATAACAAATTACCATAGCATAAGCTCTGCCTTTATTATAGCCATACCTGATAATGATAGGAGGAATCTCCTGAAGGAAGAAGAGGTCTTTTCCAGAATCTAAGGACGAGATCTTTTTCAGTGAATCCCGTTGGCCTTCACTTGATGCAAGTACAGTCAAAAAGGAGAATTGAGCTGGACCAAGCTGCAAACTTTCTCAGAAAACTTGTGCGATATTTTTCTCTGAATTCTGCATGTTTAAATGTTATCGCACACAATATGCAAAAGAAGTGGTTAAAGAGGCAATCATATTTTGAAAGAAGGGACAACCAAAAGGCACTTGTTAGAGAAGCAACCTATTCTGGACTTTGAATTCTTGAAGTCCAGGACCCTTAAAGGAAAGGAACATCTTATGGAAGCAATTGTATTAGGTGTGACAGcaatttccttttattatttattaagtttatatgcTGCTCATATCACTGTTAAGGGGATTCTGAGTAGCTTGTTAAGCAAATGACTCCAGGAAACAGTGCAAGCTTCCGCCATTTTGCCTTGTCTGCAAATGTTGCTGTTTACTGTACATTTTTGACCAAATGCACTTTTTGTTCTGATTGGGTTTTTAACCAAAGAGTCAAAATCTAGAAGGACTTTTTTATGGCTGGAAGGAGAGGATTCCTGAAAGGAGCAACAGGTCTCCATGCCTTATGGCGAAGATAGTGGAGGgtctctttctatttatttacttttgagATCCTTTTTTAAAAGTGTAGTGTCAGGAGCAaggaaccaagaatgacacaGACTACTCAGAGTAGATTCTTTATTGTTGTTCGCCCATAGccaggaatcttgccagactaaagtgtACTCTGCATAACTATTAGACATACTCTATGAAAGGGAAAGTCCGCTCTGGATCTGTTCAAGAATCCAAGGCTGGTTTGCCTTTTAGCATCTTTGCAACGATCCTGTCCCCTCCAAtgacctgttgtgacctaggcccaagtagttattaccagacacaatcagttctaaacgaacatattttattagaacagctgagaattacttcattctcagcttagtccaaattaattccaaaacaaagtccttcagaaaaagtccttgaccttatcaccaacctttgtcctctttggtaccctgccaaaggcttttcttggcaaagccgcacaaagttcagaaacaagaaacaccgacaagaaacaattgtagcaacgttgctttcctacaaacaaCCCAAgaaccgttgctgctcttttaagccttctgggaggggct comes from the Ahaetulla prasina isolate Xishuangbanna chromosome 3, ASM2864084v1, whole genome shotgun sequence genome and includes:
- the LOC131194185 gene encoding proto-oncogene Mas-like, which translates into the protein MEQQFNFSEGLMGNGTTIYLLAFSIKRNPFTTFILNLSIADFGVIISLITAAICASVFTLSHQTYLINAFFFLLFEFFFFTYSASQFLLTAISLDRCVAVHFPFWHRCHRPPYLSRLVCGLIWILSFLLSMVHFILHQTRTYGSSPLFYQLIVNGLLCTPLMVVSTVTLWIHMRSKMQRNQRKLLTTILLALLFFLLFSLPMNVFYGIKYFVSYNPLLLTIGVGCATLNSSINPLLYFLVGRKKRGKDQHRASYKVALQRIFKDETGSTEEQETTNESQL